A stretch of Oryza brachyantha chromosome 4, ObraRS2, whole genome shotgun sequence DNA encodes these proteins:
- the LOC102707767 gene encoding wall-associated receptor kinase 2-like translates to MPNFERLLLASLLWVSVAELAAPLALGADLAPRPAAGGGNCSTACGGVEIPYLFGVEPGCALPGFELSCRDTADGKRAPFLPPSPERNNTYLELQSVSLLEGKARVWNNISFYCYDGASRRMTNESWERVVLPEAYRLSETENMLTIVGCRTVAYIGVGDAAVVRYISGCTALCGPDGNLTTTSQLADGACSGAGCCQAAITKGHSSYAVLFDPTYNTTRIHNVSRCGYAVLMESARFTFRRSYAISPEFFDSTGGKAPMVIEWAVRNASSCAEAKKDPGSSACVSSNSVCVNSSSGSGYICNCTKGYRGNPYLLNGCQDIDECGDRDKYPCYGNCKNIPGSFLCSCPAGTRGNASIEGACQKNWLTPGVRAAIGVATCVLVGLFGFLGWELARYKRSIKRQALQRQTDEFFQQHGGQLLLEMMKVEGNAGFTLYERGQIEAATNNFDKAHIVGEGGQGTVYRAEIDGAIVAVKRCKEIDESRKMDFVQELVILCRVSHPNIVRLLGCCLQFEAPMLVYEFVQNRTLHELLGFQRRSRRCHVTLGTRLRIAAESAAALAHLHSLPHPILHGDVKPANILLTEELVAKVSDFGCSTIDERTQDVPKGTPGYLDPDYLLEYQLTAKNDVYSFGVILLELLTGERPLSRERKTLTSMFNEAMENDALLEILDPEIVDEDRMGVIRRAAVLASRCLVFPGTMRPTMRDVAEELQQLARPDEVQRTPQPPLVLAGLRIMDTGRTCAVPSWHTESKTSGVYSIQKEITFSTELAR, encoded by the exons ATGCCTAATTTCGAGAGATTGCTGCTAGCGTCGCTACTCTGGGTCAGCGTTGCAGAGCTGGCCGCGCCGCTGGCTCTGGGAGCTGATTTGGCGCCGCGTCCTGCCGCAGGCGGCGGAAACTGTTCCACGGCatgcggcggcgtcgagatCCCGTATCTGTTCGGCGTCGAGCCCGGCTGCGCATTGCCCGGCTTCGAGCTCAGCTGCCGTGACACCGCCGACGGCAAGAGGGCGCCGTTCctgccaccgtcgccggagaGAAACAACACATATTTGGAGCTGCAGAGTGTCTCTCTGCTTGAAGGCAAGGCGAGGGTGTGGAATAACATCAGCTTTTACTGCTACGACGGCGCTTCAAGACGGATGACGAACGAGTCATGGGAACGCGTCGTGCTCCCTGAGGCGTACAGGCTCTCCGAGACCGAGAACATGCTCACCATCGTCGGCTGCCGCACGGTGGCGTACATCGGAGTCGGGGATGCCGCCGTCGTGCGCTACATCAGCGGCTGCACGGCCTTGTGCGGACCGGACGGTAAcctgacgacgacgagccaGCTGGCCGACGGCGCCTGCTCCGGTGCAGGCTGCTGCCAGGCAGCCATCACCAAGGGCCATTCCTCCTACGCTGTTCTGTTCGACCCGACGTATAACACGACGCGGATCCACAACGTCAGCCGCTGCGGCTACGCCGTGCTGATGGAGTCGGCGAGGTTCACCTTCCGGAGGAGCTACGCGATTTCACCGGAGTTCTTCGACAGCACCGGCGGGAAGGCGCCGATGGTGATCGAGTGGGCTGTCCGGAACGCGAGCAGCTGCGCGGAAGCGAAGAAGGATCCTGGGTCGTCCGCGTGCGTCAGCAGCAACAGCGTGTGCGTCAACTCGTCCAGCGGGTCAGGCTACATCTGCAACTGCACCAAAGGATATCGAGGAAACCCTTACCTACTAAACGGATGCCAAG ATATTGATGAATGTGGAGACCGTGATAAATACCCTTGCTATGGCAACTGCAAAAATATACCAGGAAGTTTCCTGTGTTCATGTCCTGCGGGTACCCGAGGAAATGCGTCTATTGAAGGAGCATGCCAAAAGAACTGGTTAACACCCGGAGTACGAGCGGCAATTG GGGTTGCTACCTGTGTATTGGTTGGTCTATTCGGTTTCCTAGGATGGGAGCTGGCCCGGTACAAAAGGAGCATAAAAAGACAAGCTCTGCAAAGACAGACCGATGAATTCTTTCAACAGCACGGGGGTCAGCTGCTGCTAGAGATGATGAAGGTAGAGGGCAACGCCGGGTTCACCCTCTACGAGAGAGGGCAGATCGAGGCTGCGACGAACAACTTCGACAAGGCACACATCGTCGGGGAAGGAGGGCAAGGGACCGTCTATAGGGCGGAGATAGATGGCGCCATTGTTGCGGTAAAGAGGTGCAAGGAGATCGACGAGAGCAGGAAGATGGACTTCGTTCAAGAGCTGGTCATTCTGTGCCGTGTAAGCCATCCCAACATCGTCAGGCTGCTCGGCTGCTGCCTGCAGTTCGAGGCCCCCATGCTCGTCTACGAGTTCGTGCAGAACAGGACGCTGCACGAGCTGCTGGGCTTCcagaggaggagcaggaggtgCCATGTCACGCTGGGGACCCGCCTGAGGatcgccgccgagtccgccgctgCGCTCGCGCATCTTCACTCGCTGCCGCACCCGATACTCCACGGTGACGTGAAGCCGGCCAACATCTTGCTCACCGAAGAGCTGGTCGCCAAGGTGTCAGACTTTGGCTGCTCGACGATCGACGAGAGAACCCAGGACGTGCCCAAAGGAACGCCGGGATATCTCGATCCGGACTACCTGCTCGAGTACCAGCTGACAGCTAAGAACGATGTGTATAGCTTCGGGGTCATCCTTCTCGAGCTTCTGACCGGCGAGAGGCCACTGTCGCGAGAGAGGAAGACGCTGACCTCCATGTTCAACGAGGCCATGGAGAACGACGCTCTCCTGGAGATCCTTGACCCTGAGATAGTCGACGAAGACAGAATGGGTGTGATCCGTCGCGCCGCGGTGCTGGCGAGCCGATGCCTGGTGTTCCCGGGCACGATGAGGCCGACGATGAGGGATGTGGCAGAGGAGCTTCAGCAGCTCGCGCGACCAGACGAAGTGCAGAGAACGCCACAGCCGCCGCTGGTGCTTGCGGGTCTTAGGATTATGGATACGGGGAGGACATGCGCGGTTCCCTCGTGGCACACCGAGAGCAAGACAAGCGGGGTTTATAGCATCCAAAAGGAAATCACGTTTAGTACAGAACTTGCTAGGTGA
- the LOC121054184 gene encoding probable calcium-binding protein CML25/26: MVSGGTKRYHMKISTCINNVIVVHLDDDGKVSAPALGEDVSKEEAAAILATADTDGDGLLDHDDFLGLDGQPEEEEMGMRCLRFGEARRKCRGGTRQHGGMRRKGGKMIKY, from the exons ATGGTATCAGGTGGTACTAAGCGGTACCATATG AAGATATCAACATGTATCAACAACGTCATCGTCGTCCATCTTGATGACGACGGTAAggtgtcggcgccggcgctcggCGAAGACGTCTCcaaggaggaggccgcggcgaTCCTCGCAACGGCAgacaccgacggcgacgggctgCTGGACCACGATGACTTCCTGGGGCTAGATGGGCAgccggaggaagaagagatggGGATGAGGTGCCTGAGGTTCGGCGAAGCAAGGAGGAAGTGCAGAGGAGGCACGCGGCAGCATGGAGGCATGCGACGCAAAGGAGGCAAGATGATAAAGTACTAG
- the LOC102707210 gene encoding wall-associated receptor kinase 2-like, producing the protein MAEALDQTAWIEDKQPVRLVARGVGTRVVRRRMQWWLLRYSELKELPQIGKMKHTVHLSISSHRAAAMVSIGTAFCEIIWLWMLLALAAELLTAGATAQCQNTSCGGVDIPYPFVISSSGCATASSFEFQVDCNPVGNGVYKPFIVGNIEVFSINVQLGQARVGNGISSSCYNNSTEEIRWRLNLTGTPYRFSDTANKFTVIGCRTLAYIADQDYVGKYMSGCVSVCRRGELTGVANGTCSGKGCCQTAIPKGLDYYQMWFEESMNTSGIYNRTPCSYAVLMEASNFSFSTTYLTSPLEFNNTYGGQAPVVLDWTIQSANTCEEASRNHTSYACKSKHSRCVDSFDGTGYICSCETGYQGNPYLEGSNGCQDINECEDSRTYPCYGVCDNKPGKFDCFCYPGSSGNASIEGGCRKDLLSPKTRLAIGAVASVLAALFGFLAWEVILHKRRIRKQALLRQTDEFFQQHGGQLLQEMMKAEGNDGFTLYKRGEIETATKNFHKAHIVGEGGQGTVYRAVLDGAAVAIKKCKEIDESQRLDFVQELVVLCRVNHPNVVKLLGCCLQFEAPMLVYEFVRNKTLLELLELQRSRRFHVTLGTRLRIAAESSTALAHLHSLPRPILHGDVKPANILLAEGLVAKVSDFGCSTIDEKAQDVLKGTPGYIDPEYLLEYQLTAKNDVYSFGVILLELLTGKRPLSKERKSLTLMFQEAMADGTLVELLDSDIVDEASMRVIHQVASLASQCLVVPGTTRPAMTRVAAELRRLAQADEVLRHPQPPLVLEDLSFMEMGATTSTWYGESWTSGDYSLEKKAVLSVEFAR; encoded by the exons ATGGCTGAAGCACTAGATCAAACTGCTTGGATAGAGGACAAACAACCGGTGAGGCTAGTAGCAAGGGGGGTTGGTACCCGAGTTGTTAGAAGACGGATGCAGTGGTGGCTTCTCCGGTATTCAGAATTGAAGGAGTTGCCACAAATAGGGAAGATG AAACACACAGTTCATTTGTCCATTTCTTCCCATCGAGCAGCAGCTATGGTTTCTATTGGCACAGCATTTTGTGAAATTATTTGGCTATGGATGCTATTGGCGCTGGCCGCCGAGCTCCTCACCGCTGGGGCAACGGCGCAGTGCCAGAACACGAGCTGCGGCGGCGTAGACATCCCCTACCCGTTCGTGATCAGTTCAAGCGGCTGCGCTACGGCATCTTCCTTTGAGTTTCAAGTCGACTGCAACCCCGTCGGGAATGGTGTCTACAAGCCGTTCATCGTCGGAAATATCGAAGTCTTCAGTATCAATGTCCAGCTAGGTCAGGCCCGCGTGGGGAATGGCATATCTTCTTCCTGCTACAACAACTCGACTGAAGAAATTAGGTGGCGGCTGAACCTGACCGGGACGCCGTACCGGTTCTCCGACACCGCCAACAAGTTCACCGTCATCGGGTGCCGGACGCTGGCGTACATCGCCGACCAGGATTACGTGGGGAAGTACATGAGCGGCTGCGTGTCTGTCTGCCGGCGAGGTGAGCTCACCGGCGTGGCCAACGGCACCTGCTCCGGGAAGGGCTGCTGCCAGACAGCCATCCCAAAGGGCCTCGACTACTACCAGATGTGGTTCGAGGAAAGCATGAACACGTCGGGGATCTACAACCGGACCCCGTGCAGCTACGCCGTGCTCATGGAGGCGTCCAACTTCTCCTTCTCGACGACCTACCTGACTTCGCCGCTGGAGTTCAACAACACCTACGGCGGCCAAGCGCCGGTGGTGCTTGATTGGACCATCCAGAGTGCCAACACTTGCGAGGAAGCGTCGAGAAATCACACATCATACGCCTGCAAAAGCAAGCATAGCAGGTGTGTGGACTCCTTCGATGGAACAGGCTACATCTGTAGCTGCGAAACAGGATACCAAGGGAATCCTTACCTTGAAGGTTCCAACGGCTGTCAAG ATATCAATGAATGCGAAGATTCAAGGACATACCCTTGCTATGGAGTTTGCGACAATAAACCCGGCAAATTCGATTGTTTCTGTTATCCGGGCAGCAGTGGAAATGCCAGTATTGAAGGAGGATGCCGAAAAGACCTCTTATCACCAAAAACAAGACTGGCAATTG GTGCTGTGGCCAGTGTACTGGCTGCCCTCTTTGGTTTCCTTGCATGGGAGGTTATTCTGCACAAACGGCGCATCAGGAAACAAGCTTTGTTAAGGCAGACAGACGAGTTTTTTCAGCAGCACGGAGGCCAGCTATTGCAAGAAATGATGAAAGCAGAGGGGAACGACGGGTTCACCCTCTACAAGAGAGGTGAGATAGAGACCGCCACAAAGAACTTCCACAAGGCACACATCGTTGGCGAAGGAGGGCAGGGAACCGTGTACCGGGCGGTGCTAGACGGAGCTGCCGTCGCGATAAAGAAGTGCAAGGAGATCGACGAGAGCCAGAGGCTGGACTTCGTGCAGGAGCTCGTCGTACTTTGCCGTGTCAACCATCCCAACGTCGTCAAGCTGCTCGGATGCTGCCTGCAGTTCGAAGCGCCCATGCTTGTGTACGAGTTCGTGCGGAACAAGACGCTGCTGGAGCTGCTGGAGCTGCAGCGGAGCAGGAGGTTCCATGTCACGCTGGGAACCCGGCTGAGGATTGCGGCGGAGTCCAGTACCGCGCTTGCGCATCTCCACTCGCTGCCGCGCCCGATCCTCCACGGCGACGTGAAGCCGGCCAACATCCTCCTCGCCGAAGGGCTGGTCGCGAAGGTGTCCGACTTTGGGTGCTCCACGATCGATGAGAAAGCACAGGATGTGCTCAAAGGCACGCCGGGGTATATCGACCCGGAGTACCTGCTTGAGTACCAGCTCACGGCCAAGAACGACGTCTACAGCTTCGGCGTCATTCTTCTCGAGCTTCTAACTGGCAAGAGGCCGCTTTCCAAAGAACGGAAGAGCCTGACCCTAATGTTCCAGGAGGCCATGGCGGATGGCACACTTGTCGAGCTCCTTGACAGCGATATAGTTGATGAGGCTAGCATGAGAGTGATTCACCAGGTTGCGTCTCTAGCGAGCCAATGTCTGGTTGTTCCAGGTACGACGAGGCCGGCAATGACGCGAGTGGCGGCGGAGCTCCGGCGTCTTGCGCAAGCAGATGAGGTGCTGCGACACCCTCAACCGCCACTGGTGCTTGAGGATCTGAGCTTTATGGAGATGGGGGCAACAACGTCGACGTGGTACGGTGAGAGCTGGACTAGTGGGGATTATAGCCTCGAGAAGAAAGCTGTGCTGAGCGTAGAATTCGCGAGATGA